From Corynebacterium frankenforstense DSM 45800, the proteins below share one genomic window:
- the gdhA gene encoding NADP-specific glutamate dehydrogenase — protein sequence MNVDEQVSSYYDLLLKRNAGEPEFHQAVAEVLDSLKIVLEKDSHYGDYGLIQRLCEPERQLIFRVPWVDDNGDVQINRGFRVQFNSALGPYKGGLRFHPSVNLGIIKFLGFEQIFKNSLTGLPIGGGKGGSDFDPKGKSDAEVMRFCQSFMTELSRHIGEYRDVPAGDIGVGAREIGYLFGQYRRLVNQHESGVLTGKGLTWGGSLVRTEATGYGLVYLTQEMMAAHGESFSGSKVTVSGSGNVAIYAIEKAQELGATVIGFSDSSGWVECPDGVDVELLKEVKEVRRGRVADYVSEAEGATLHTDGSIWDKPCDVALPCATQNELDGEHAEHLFNNGCRFVAEGANMPSTADAIEVFREKGVHFAPGKAANAGGVATSALEMQQNATRDSWSFEYTDQRLHKIMSNIFRHTADAAAEYGREGDYVVGANIAGFKKVADAMLAQGVI from the coding sequence ATGAACGTCGACGAACAGGTTTCCAGCTACTACGACCTCCTGCTCAAGCGCAACGCCGGCGAGCCGGAGTTCCACCAGGCCGTCGCCGAGGTGCTCGACTCGCTCAAGATCGTGCTCGAGAAGGACTCGCACTACGGCGACTACGGCCTGATCCAGCGCCTCTGCGAGCCGGAGCGCCAGCTGATCTTCCGTGTGCCGTGGGTCGACGACAACGGCGACGTCCAGATCAACCGCGGCTTCCGCGTCCAGTTCAACTCCGCCCTCGGGCCCTACAAGGGCGGCCTGCGCTTCCACCCCTCGGTCAACCTGGGCATCATCAAGTTCCTGGGCTTCGAGCAGATCTTCAAGAACTCCCTGACCGGCCTGCCCATCGGCGGCGGCAAGGGCGGCTCGGACTTCGACCCGAAGGGCAAGTCCGACGCCGAGGTCATGCGCTTCTGCCAGTCCTTCATGACCGAGCTGTCCCGCCACATCGGCGAGTACCGCGACGTGCCCGCCGGTGACATCGGCGTCGGCGCCCGCGAGATCGGCTACCTCTTCGGCCAGTACCGTCGCCTGGTCAACCAGCACGAGTCCGGCGTGCTCACCGGCAAGGGCCTGACCTGGGGCGGCTCCCTGGTGCGCACCGAGGCCACCGGCTACGGCCTGGTCTACCTGACCCAGGAGATGATGGCCGCCCACGGCGAGTCCTTCTCCGGCTCCAAGGTCACCGTCTCCGGCTCCGGCAACGTGGCCATCTACGCCATCGAGAAGGCCCAGGAGCTCGGCGCCACCGTCATCGGATTCTCCGACTCCTCCGGCTGGGTCGAGTGCCCGGACGGCGTCGACGTCGAGCTGCTCAAGGAGGTCAAGGAGGTCCGCCGCGGCCGCGTCGCCGACTACGTCTCCGAGGCCGAGGGCGCGACCCTGCACACCGACGGCTCCATCTGGGACAAGCCCTGCGACGTGGCCCTGCCGTGCGCCACCCAGAACGAGCTCGACGGCGAGCACGCCGAGCACCTGTTCAACAACGGCTGCCGCTTCGTCGCCGAGGGCGCGAACATGCCCTCGACCGCCGACGCCATCGAGGTCTTCCGCGAGAAGGGCGTCCACTTCGCCCCGGGCAAGGCCGCCAACGCCGGCGGCGTGGCCACCTCCGCGCTCGAGATGCAGCAGAACGCCACCCGTGACTCCTGGAGCTTCGAGTACACGGACCAGCGCCTGCACAAGATCATGTCCAACATCTTCCGCCATACCGCCGACGCCGCCGCCGAGTACGGCCGCGAGGGCGACTACGTGGTGGGCGCGAACATCGCCGGCTTCAAGAAGGTCGCCGACGCCATGCTCGCCCAGGGCGTGATCTAG
- a CDS encoding amidohydrolase, protein MSLTPAHLLANAKTDLSFQRALYEDLHEHPELSGLERATSQKILGRLENLDCEIVQPIGGFGIVAVFRNGPGPTALFRADFDALPVKETTGVPYASTRVQARPDGSTVPVMHACGHDMHTTALLGACELLDDNRDSWSGTFLALFQPSEEIGTGADAMLADGLARRIPAPDVCFGQHIMPGRAGEVQTMPGGQLAAADSVTITITGRSAHGSMPHKAIDPTYVAAMVIIRLQGLVGREVDPNDFAVISVGKVHAGTTNNIIPDTAELTLNCRFYDDTVKRRVYSGIRRVVHAECEASGCPEPPRFEYFSHAELTDNSKEVFERVRPVFDAVFGPDSVDAERSTVSEDFSHIPRAFGAPYLFWLVGCTPREQWDAAVHGGTVDTDVPVNHMSTFLPDYEPTVSSATRAAAAAVLTYLGNHN, encoded by the coding sequence ATGAGCCTGACCCCCGCCCACCTGCTCGCGAACGCGAAGACCGACCTGAGCTTCCAGCGCGCCCTCTACGAGGACCTGCACGAGCACCCGGAACTCTCCGGGCTCGAGCGCGCGACGTCGCAGAAGATCCTCGGCCGGCTGGAGAACCTCGACTGCGAGATCGTGCAGCCGATCGGCGGCTTCGGCATCGTCGCCGTCTTCCGCAACGGCCCCGGGCCGACCGCGCTCTTCCGCGCCGACTTCGACGCCCTGCCGGTCAAGGAGACCACCGGGGTGCCCTACGCCTCGACGCGCGTGCAGGCGCGCCCGGACGGCTCGACCGTGCCGGTGATGCACGCCTGCGGCCACGACATGCACACCACCGCCCTGCTGGGCGCCTGCGAGCTGCTCGACGACAACCGCGACTCCTGGTCCGGCACCTTCCTGGCGCTCTTCCAGCCCTCCGAGGAGATCGGCACCGGCGCCGACGCGATGCTCGCCGACGGCCTGGCCCGGCGCATCCCCGCCCCGGACGTCTGCTTCGGCCAGCACATCATGCCCGGCCGCGCCGGCGAGGTGCAGACGATGCCCGGCGGCCAGCTCGCCGCCGCGGACTCGGTGACGATCACCATCACCGGGCGCAGCGCCCACGGTTCGATGCCGCACAAGGCCATCGACCCGACCTATGTCGCCGCGATGGTCATCATCCGGCTGCAGGGCTTGGTCGGCCGCGAGGTCGACCCCAACGACTTCGCCGTGATCTCGGTGGGCAAGGTGCACGCCGGCACCACCAACAACATCATCCCGGACACCGCGGAGCTGACCCTGAACTGCCGCTTCTACGACGACACGGTCAAGCGCCGCGTCTACTCCGGCATCCGCCGGGTCGTCCACGCCGAGTGCGAGGCCTCCGGCTGCCCGGAGCCGCCGCGCTTCGAGTACTTCTCGCACGCGGAGCTCACGGACAACTCGAAGGAGGTCTTCGAGCGGGTGCGCCCGGTCTTCGACGCCGTCTTCGGGCCGGACTCCGTCGACGCGGAGCGCTCCACGGTCTCCGAGGACTTCTCGCACATCCCCCGCGCCTTCGGGGCGCCCTACCTGTTCTGGCTGGTCGGCTGCACCCCGCGCGAGCAGTGGGACGCGGCCGTGCACGGCGGCACCGTCGACACCGACGTGCCGGTCAACCACATGTCGACCTTCCTGCCGGACTACGAGCCGACGGTCTCCTCGGCCACCCGCGCCGCGGCCGCCGCGGTGCTGACCTACCTGGGCAACCACAACTGA
- a CDS encoding glycerate kinase, which translates to MEDVNNPADRHPETPRPATGGARVVIAPDSFKGTFDADAAAELIGAGVREVLPDAEITLAPMADGGEGTAARFTGETVTLPTTDAAGRLTEAAYVYDAAAATAYIDVAAASGLPAVADRPVPLTGDTYGTGVLIADARTRGAQRVVLALGGSGTVDGGSGILVALGARLLDRRGLPVPKGGGWLSAVESVDTARLNTDAGAMEFVLLTDVTAPVTGPEGAARVFGPQKGAAADDVELLDESLAHLCKVLEFDPTTPGAGAAGGVPVCLTWLARLLGNPDPRILPGAPVVAASLGLEDAVASADLVITGEGSLDAQSFTGKVVGTLAGLERAEGAHLAVVCGRADAAARGALPAGSLVEETGSKDADALRAAGARVAEAYRKISTVQG; encoded by the coding sequence ATGGAGGACGTGAACAATCCCGCTGACCGGCACCCCGAGACCCCGCGCCCCGCGACCGGGGGCGCCCGGGTCGTCATCGCCCCCGACTCGTTCAAGGGCACCTTCGACGCCGACGCCGCCGCCGAACTCATCGGCGCCGGCGTGCGCGAGGTGCTCCCCGACGCCGAGATCACCCTCGCCCCCATGGCCGACGGCGGCGAGGGCACCGCCGCCCGCTTCACCGGCGAGACCGTCACCCTGCCCACCACCGACGCCGCCGGGCGGCTGACCGAGGCCGCCTACGTCTACGACGCCGCGGCGGCCACCGCCTACATCGACGTCGCCGCCGCCTCCGGCCTGCCCGCCGTGGCCGACCGCCCCGTGCCGCTGACCGGCGACACCTACGGCACCGGCGTGCTCATCGCCGACGCGCGCACCCGCGGCGCCCAGCGCGTGGTGCTCGCCCTGGGCGGCTCCGGCACCGTCGACGGCGGCAGCGGGATCCTCGTCGCGCTCGGCGCGCGCCTGCTCGACCGCCGCGGCCTGCCCGTGCCCAAGGGCGGCGGCTGGCTCAGCGCCGTCGAGTCCGTGGACACCGCCCGGCTCAACACGGACGCCGGCGCCATGGAGTTCGTCCTGCTCACCGACGTCACGGCCCCGGTGACCGGCCCCGAGGGCGCCGCGCGGGTCTTCGGCCCGCAGAAGGGCGCGGCCGCGGACGACGTCGAACTGCTCGACGAGTCGCTCGCCCACCTCTGCAAGGTCCTCGAGTTCGACCCGACCACCCCCGGCGCGGGCGCGGCCGGCGGCGTGCCGGTCTGCCTGACCTGGCTGGCACGGCTCCTGGGCAACCCGGACCCGCGGATCCTGCCCGGCGCGCCCGTCGTCGCCGCGTCGCTGGGTCTCGAGGACGCCGTCGCCTCCGCCGACCTGGTCATCACCGGCGAGGGTTCCCTGGACGCGCAGAGCTTCACCGGCAAGGTCGTCGGCACGCTCGCCGGGCTCGAGCGCGCCGAGGGCGCGCACCTCGCGGTGGTCTGCGGCCGCGCGGACGCGGCGGCCCGCGGCGCGCTGCCGGCCGGCAGCCTCGTCGAGGAGACGGGCTCGAAGGACGCCGACGCACTGCGCGCGGCCGGCGCCCGGGTGGCCGAGGCCTACCGGAAGATCTCCACCGTCCAGGGGTAG
- a CDS encoding DUF4921 family protein, producing the protein MNSPYIPRHNPLNVMADGTIKQVNPFTGTEVWTVPGRGNRPLSRPQADPEPVTDANREDSCAFCAERLLQTPPEKARMIREDDHWRIVRGVTPDQLTETVPEFRRVPNLFEIVSYDYWRENYDYRMDAAQLARREQYLSAPGGREHVLATVQNKLKAAGQDPDLPEERLLELGDAFFGGGHDLVIGRRHFVDGAGDTSQLASSGTLTPDEHAAFIRFTVDSMAEIYEHNRYARYVAVFQNWLKPAGASFDHLHKQLVAIDERGVQSELEISHLRSNYNMYNEWAVDYANYHNLIIAENQHVVCFAGFGHRYPTIEVFSKSAVAEPWLQDASEVRAMSDMLHACHAATGPDVPCNEEWHHKPVDLDVPMPWRVMIKWRVSTLAGFEGGTKIYVNTLSPENIRDRVTTAMIRLRGEGRIAQDLRIGTECHVEPNSLRYNPLLP; encoded by the coding sequence ATGAATAGCCCCTACATTCCGCGGCACAACCCGCTGAACGTGATGGCCGACGGCACCATCAAGCAGGTCAATCCGTTCACCGGCACCGAGGTCTGGACGGTGCCGGGCCGCGGCAACCGGCCGCTCTCGCGCCCGCAGGCCGACCCGGAGCCGGTCACCGACGCCAACCGCGAGGACTCCTGCGCCTTCTGCGCCGAACGCCTGCTGCAGACCCCGCCGGAGAAGGCCCGGATGATCCGCGAGGACGACCACTGGCGCATCGTGCGCGGGGTGACCCCGGACCAGCTCACCGAGACGGTCCCGGAGTTCCGCCGGGTGCCCAACCTCTTCGAGATCGTCTCCTACGACTACTGGCGCGAGAACTACGACTACCGCATGGACGCCGCGCAGCTGGCCCGCCGCGAGCAGTACCTCTCCGCCCCGGGCGGGCGTGAGCACGTGCTGGCCACCGTGCAGAACAAGCTCAAGGCCGCCGGCCAGGACCCGGACCTGCCCGAGGAGCGCCTGCTCGAGCTCGGCGACGCCTTCTTCGGCGGCGGCCACGACCTGGTCATCGGCCGGCGCCACTTCGTCGACGGCGCCGGGGACACCTCCCAGTTGGCCTCCTCGGGCACGCTGACCCCGGACGAGCACGCCGCCTTCATCCGCTTCACGGTCGACTCGATGGCGGAGATCTACGAGCACAACCGCTACGCCCGCTACGTCGCCGTCTTCCAGAACTGGCTCAAGCCCGCCGGCGCCAGCTTCGACCACCTGCATAAGCAGCTGGTGGCCATCGACGAGCGCGGCGTGCAGTCCGAGCTGGAGATCTCGCACCTGCGCTCGAACTACAACATGTACAACGAGTGGGCGGTCGACTACGCGAACTACCACAACCTGATCATCGCGGAGAACCAGCACGTGGTCTGCTTCGCCGGCTTCGGCCACCGCTACCCCACCATCGAGGTCTTCTCGAAGTCGGCGGTCGCCGAGCCCTGGCTGCAGGACGCCTCCGAGGTCCGCGCGATGAGCGACATGCTGCACGCCTGCCACGCCGCCACGGGCCCGGACGTGCCGTGCAACGAGGAGTGGCACCACAAGCCCGTCGACCTCGACGTGCCGATGCCCTGGCGCGTGATGATCAAGTGGCGCGTCTCCACGCTCGCCGGCTTCGAGGGCGGCACGAAGATCTACGTCAACACGCTCTCCCCGGAGAACATCCGCGACCGCGTCACCACGGCGATGATCCGCCTGCGCGGCGAGGGCCGCATCGCCCAGGACCTGCGCATCGGCACCGAATGCCACGTGGAGCCCAACTCCCTGCGCTACAACCCGCTGCTGCCTTAG